CCGTCTGCACTGTAGAACAGACCGTGATCACCATCGTCATAATGTTTTCCGCTTACGTTAATGCAGCAGTTTTCTCCGATGCGGGCATCCTTATCAATGATTGCCTTGTTGATTTTGCATCCCCTTCCGATACCCATGTTAGGAATGCCTTTCTTTTTATTGTAAGCTTTGTTTGTGTCATCTTCGTAATTGTCTGCACCCATCATAATTACGCCTTCAAGATCGCAGCCTTCATTAATGATTGAGCGGACACCGATTACAGAATGCTGAATACGGGCATTCGTGATAACGCATCCTTCGCTTGTAAGAGAAGCCGTCATGTCAGCATTGTTGATTTTGCTTGGAGGAAGGTTTCTCATGTGTGTATAGATAGGTTTTTCTTCTTCGTAGAAATTAAAGTGCGGTACCGGTGTAGTAAGATCCAGGGTTGCATCGTAGAATGATTTGATTGTTCCGATGTCTTCCCAATAGCCGTTGAAAATATATGAACTTACTTTTTTTGTCTTGATTGCCATTGGAATGATTTCTTTACCAAAATCAGTAAAGTCATTGTTTAACATTTCATCCATTGTTTCTGCATCAAAAATATAGATACCCATGGATGCAAGATATTCAAGATCCGGAGTAAGGTCTTTTGTTCTTGATTTTGCAGGAATCTTCCAGTCATCGATGTTCTGGTCCTTTGCTGGTTTTTCCATGAATGCAGTAATCTGATTCTGGTCGTTTACCTGCATGATTCCGAAGCCTGAAGCATCACTTCTGTTTACGGCCTTGGCTGCAATTGTAATATTTGATCCGCTTGCGATATGCTGATCCATGAATTTCTTAAGATCCATGCGATAGAGCTGGTCTCCGGAAAGAATTATGTAGTGAGTCGGATTCTGACGGTGGAAATGTCCGAGATTCTTGCGGACTGCATCGGCAGTTCCTTCATACCATCCTGAATGTTCCAGAGTCTGTTCTGCTGCAAGAATTTCAACGAAACCTTTGCTGAAGCGGTCGAAATTATACGAATTGATTATGTGAAGATGAAGTGAAGCTGAGTTGAACTGAGTTAAAAGATAGATTTTCTTAAATCCTGAATTGATACAGTTTGAAATAGGAATGTCAACGATTCTATATTTTCCGCCGAAAGGAACGGCCGGTTTTGAACGTTCTTTTGTAAGCGGATAAAGTCTTGTTCCTTTTCCGCCGCCTAAAATGATTGCAAGCACGCGAGGTTCTTCATATTTTTTTTCAGCCATATTATTAAATCCTCCAAGATTTTTTATCTATTGAAAATTATAAACCCGTAAATTCAATTTTGCAAACTTTATATGTATTTTTTTAGAAGTTCCATAAATGCTTCTCCCGGCATAGGCCGCGCAAAGAAGAAGCCCTGGGCAATGTCACAGCCGATTCCTGCAAGAAGCTTTGACTGCTGTTCTGTTTCAATTCCTTCTGCTACAGTCTGCATGTTAAGTTTTTTTGCCATACTGATTACGGATTCGATTATTATGCTGTCTTTTTCATCCAGCTGGGCATTTGGCAGAAATTCTTTGTCGAGTTTTATTACATCTGCAGGCATATTTTTGAGAATGTTCAGTGAAGAATATCCGGAACCGAAATCATCTACGGAAATTTTGAACCCGGCTTTTTTTATGTCGTTCATTACCCGGACAAGACGCTTCATGTTGTCAAACATTATGCTTTCCGTAAGTTCAACTTCAATGTAGGACGGATCGATATTGTATTCCCTGCTTATTCCCGTAAGTTTCTCTATAAGGTCTGAATCATAAAGATGGTAGCGGGACAGATTGAAGGAGATTGTAATAGGGTAAGGGCACTTTCCGTCCATGCATTTGTTCCATTCATTCATAAAGCGGCATACATCATTGAATACATAGATGTCAATTTTTTCTATAAAGCCGTTGTGCTCAAAAAGAGGAACGAATCTGTCTGGTCCCAGAAGTCCTGTTTCCGGTTTGTTCCATCTTATGAGGGCTTCTGCACCTATTATTTTTTTTGTCCGAAGGGAAAACTTCGGCTGATAGTAAACGACAAATTCTCTGTTTTCCAGAGCTTTATTCATGGAAAGGGTTATCTCACGGTTCCAGTCGTTTTCTTTTTTCATTTCCAGTGTATATTCAGCCGTTCTGTGGGTTATGAAATTCTTTTTATTCATTTTTCTGGCAATGTTGGCTTTTGTAACCATGCCGGTAATGTCCCTGTCATTGTTGTCCGTTACATAGTAAACGCCGGAACTGAAAGTCATTACGTATTTTTTAGGAAGCAGCTGTGCTATGTGGTCAGAAACATCCGTAAGCTTAAATACCCTGTCTTCAATAAGGGGCATTGAAAGCGGATCCTTCATGAAGAAAATGAAAGTATCTGCATAGTAACGGCAGTATTTTTCTCCTTTTGTGCATTCTTCTATAAAATGCTTTGCAATCAGAGCAAGTATTCTGTTTCCGTAATTAAAACCGTAACTGTCATTTATAAATCCAAAGTCGTCGATGTTTAGTGAAAGAAAAAGATAGTTTTCGCTTTTATGATTTTTGAGTATTTTCAGAACATCCCGCCTGAATCGGCTGTAGGTGTGCAGTCCTGTAACGTCATCGTAAGTGATTTCATGGAGCTTATGTCTCAGAACGGTCATCATGCACATGATTATTACTAAGGCAATGATGACGGAGTTAGACAGGAATGTAATGCTCATGTTGTGTCTCTGCTCGCGTTTTTTTAACTGTTCCTGTTTTTCATTCTGATGCTGGCTCTGGACTTTATAAAAAATAAGGTTGAGGTTGGAATAGGAGAAGGTGTTTATTGCTTTGTTAAAGGCTGAAATAAAGGAATCTTCCATATTCTGATTGAATGCAAACTGCTGTGAATAGGATAAAGAAAGATTGTAGGCTGTATGCTTCGGAAGGTTATCTGCATAGGAAAGTTCTGCCTGACCGATTATTATGTATTTATATTTTCCGTTCCTGAATCGCTCCAGGGTAATTTCCGGTTTCTGGTTGGTGTCGAATTTAAGGTCTTTTATACCGATTTCGTTGTGGAGTCGTTCTAAAAGAGCCTGGGGAAATTCCGTTATTCCTACGGTATCTCCTTCTTCCGGATAGTGACCGGTGGTGGAAATCATCAGAAGCTGTGATCTGTAGGTTTTGGAACTCTGTTTTATCTGGGGGTACTGGTCAAGAAGACGTACGTAACCGC
Above is a window of Treponema rectale DNA encoding:
- a CDS encoding glucose-1-phosphate adenylyltransferase, with the translated sequence MAEKKYEEPRVLAIILGGGKGTRLYPLTKERSKPAVPFGGKYRIVDIPISNCINSGFKKIYLLTQFNSASLHLHIINSYNFDRFSKGFVEILAAEQTLEHSGWYEGTADAVRKNLGHFHRQNPTHYIILSGDQLYRMDLKKFMDQHIASGSNITIAAKAVNRSDASGFGIMQVNDQNQITAFMEKPAKDQNIDDWKIPAKSRTKDLTPDLEYLASMGIYIFDAETMDEMLNNDFTDFGKEIIPMAIKTKKVSSYIFNGYWEDIGTIKSFYDATLDLTTPVPHFNFYEEEKPIYTHMRNLPPSKINNADMTASLTSEGCVITNARIQHSVIGVRSIINEGCDLEGVIMMGADNYEDDTNKAYNKKKGIPNMGIGRGCKINKAIIDKDARIGENCCINVSGKHYDDGDHGLFYSADGIIVIRKGAVIPDGTVI
- a CDS encoding EAL domain-containing protein — encoded protein: MKIRRYLASIFSIFTIAALNAQNTVSDELLNITDSSVQIELTEQEKAAVEKHKTLRVVIDPAWPPLEFNGSTDPGSFNEKGINIEILKELAAIYDIKLNFIPTGSYAESIQYILNGKADIISGYVRLLDQYPQIKQSSKTYRSQLLMISTTGHYPEEGDTVGITEFPQALLERLHNEIGIKDLKFDTNQKPEITLERFRNGKYKYIIIGQAELSYADNLPKHTAYNLSLSYSQQFAFNQNMEDSFISAFNKAINTFSYSNLNLIFYKVQSQHQNEKQEQLKKREQRHNMSITFLSNSVIIALVIIMCMMTVLRHKLHEITYDDVTGLHTYSRFRRDVLKILKNHKSENYLFLSLNIDDFGFINDSYGFNYGNRILALIAKHFIEECTKGEKYCRYYADTFIFFMKDPLSMPLIEDRVFKLTDVSDHIAQLLPKKYVMTFSSGVYYVTDNNDRDITGMVTKANIARKMNKKNFITHRTAEYTLEMKKENDWNREITLSMNKALENREFVVYYQPKFSLRTKKIIGAEALIRWNKPETGLLGPDRFVPLFEHNGFIEKIDIYVFNDVCRFMNEWNKCMDGKCPYPITISFNLSRYHLYDSDLIEKLTGISREYNIDPSYIEVELTESIMFDNMKRLVRVMNDIKKAGFKISVDDFGSGYSSLNILKNMPADVIKLDKEFLPNAQLDEKDSIIIESVISMAKKLNMQTVAEGIETEQQSKLLAGIGCDIAQGFFFARPMPGEAFMELLKKYI